A DNA window from Streptomyces sp. CA-278952 contains the following coding sequences:
- a CDS encoding SLATT domain-containing protein yields the protein MSQPEMQPEGPPRKESDAGSGENGVEHSASGPGRGHPGGGDLTGRPFPLGDWGEPAERLDELYRWVETGALNTADWYLHDRVRKRRAARALRMGTAAGVVAGAALPLLDLTGALSGSAGWGYLSLLLGAACMASDRYFGLTSGWIRDLATAQAVQRRLQVLQFDWASECVREMLGPTEGTASEAAERCLGVLRRFSEDVTELVRSETADWMVEFRAGPAPMGMQALATGSAGGRGESAAPGRFSMPSVAARPNMPRQRPPESPPR from the coding sequence GTGAGTCAGCCGGAGATGCAGCCCGAGGGGCCGCCCCGCAAGGAGTCCGATGCGGGATCCGGTGAAAACGGAGTTGAGCATTCCGCTTCCGGCCCGGGCAGGGGACACCCCGGCGGGGGTGATCTGACCGGGCGCCCGTTCCCCCTCGGCGACTGGGGTGAGCCGGCCGAGCGGCTCGACGAGCTCTACCGCTGGGTCGAGACCGGGGCGCTGAACACCGCCGACTGGTATCTCCACGACCGGGTCCGGAAGCGCCGGGCCGCCAGGGCCCTGCGGATGGGCACCGCCGCCGGGGTGGTCGCCGGGGCCGCCCTGCCGCTGCTCGACCTGACCGGCGCCCTGAGCGGCTCGGCGGGCTGGGGCTATCTGTCCCTGCTGCTGGGGGCCGCCTGTATGGCCTCCGACCGGTACTTCGGTCTCACCTCCGGGTGGATAAGGGACCTCGCCACGGCGCAGGCCGTGCAGCGGCGGCTCCAGGTGCTCCAGTTCGACTGGGCCTCGGAGTGCGTACGGGAGATGCTCGGGCCGACCGAGGGCACGGCCAGCGAGGCGGCCGAGCGGTGCCTGGGGGTGCTGCGGAGGTTCTCCGAGGACGTCACCGAGCTGGTGCGGTCGGAGACGGCGGACTGGATGGTGGAGTTCCGGGCGGGGCCCGCGCCGATGGGCATGCAGGCCCTGGCGACGGGGAGCGCCGGGGGGCGCGGTGAGTCGGCGGCGCCGGGGCGGTTCTCGATGCCGTCGGTGGCGGCGCGGCCGAACATGCCGCGGCAGCGGCCGCCGGAGTCGCCGCCGCGGTGA
- a CDS encoding GntR family transcriptional regulator, whose protein sequence is MSPSGGVTRNTLRQQIADALRDEVLAGRLPPGREFTVKQIAEQYGVSATPVREALFDLSAQGLLASDQHRGFQVREFTVADFRAMAEARALVVEGLFRNPAERVAVRPEGLASIRRRAAEAVRAAKGGDLDVLIGYDLRFWRELGQFVLNPYVTDFLTRLRVQAWVFAVHRLRRDGMDEDVLWFGHEDLVEAIARGDHEQVHAAMHSYYAHALAWADRLEARAAGGDAPGPPVPPVPPVPPEPGQPGEFGASGHSPEAPRAPGHCA, encoded by the coding sequence ATGAGTCCGAGCGGAGGTGTGACGCGCAACACCCTGCGCCAGCAGATCGCCGACGCGCTGCGTGACGAGGTGCTGGCAGGGCGTCTTCCGCCGGGCCGGGAGTTCACCGTCAAGCAGATAGCCGAGCAGTACGGGGTCTCCGCGACGCCCGTCCGTGAGGCGCTGTTCGACCTCTCCGCACAGGGGCTCCTCGCCTCCGACCAGCACCGCGGCTTCCAGGTGCGCGAGTTCACCGTCGCCGACTTCCGTGCGATGGCCGAGGCCCGCGCCCTCGTCGTCGAGGGCCTCTTCCGCAACCCCGCCGAGCGGGTCGCGGTCCGGCCCGAGGGCCTCGCCTCGATCCGGCGCCGGGCGGCGGAGGCGGTCCGCGCGGCGAAGGGCGGCGACCTCGACGTGCTGATCGGGTACGACCTGCGGTTCTGGCGGGAGCTGGGGCAGTTCGTCCTCAACCCGTACGTCACCGACTTCCTCACCCGGCTCCGCGTCCAGGCCTGGGTGTTCGCCGTCCACCGGCTGCGCCGCGACGGCATGGACGAGGACGTGCTCTGGTTCGGTCACGAGGACCTGGTCGAGGCCATCGCCCGGGGCGACCACGAGCAGGTCCACGCCGCCATGCACTCCTACTACGCGCACGCGCTCGCCTGGGCGGACCGGCTGGAGGCGCGGGCAGCCGGAGGAGACGCTCCAGGACCGCCGGTCCCGCCGGTCCCGCCGGTCCCTCCGGAGCCCGGGCAGCCTGGGGAGTTCGGGGCGTCCGGGCACTCCCCGGAGGCACCTAGGGCCCCGGGACACTGTGCGTGA
- a CDS encoding aspartate aminotransferase family protein: MTPHAPHAPSADPAAGAAVKAADRAHVFHSWSAQGLIDPLAVAGAEGSYFWDYDGNRYLDFTSGLVYTNIGYQHPTVIAAIQEQAGKLATFAPAFAIEARSEAARLIAERTPGDLDKIFFTNGGAEAVENAIRMARLHTGRTKVLSAYRSYHGATSTAINLTGDPRRWPSDNGSAGVVRFWTPFLYRSPFYAATEAEECARALQHLEDTLAFEGPATIAAIILETIPGTAGIMTPPPGYLAGVREICDRYGIVFVLDEVMAGFGRTGAWFAADHFDVVPDLLTFAKGVNSGYVPLGGVAINAEIAATFETRPYPGGLTYSGHPLACAAAVATIGVMEDEKVVEHAARIGEKVLGPGLRELAERHPSVGEVRGLGAFWALDLVRDRETREPLVPYNASGEANAPMAAFGAAAKKQGLWPFINMNRTHAVPACNVSEAEAKEGLAALDVALTVADSYTVQGA, from the coding sequence ATGACCCCTCATGCCCCTCATGCCCCGTCCGCCGACCCCGCGGCCGGTGCGGCCGTGAAGGCCGCGGACCGCGCGCACGTGTTCCACTCCTGGTCCGCCCAGGGCCTCATCGACCCGCTCGCCGTCGCCGGCGCCGAGGGCTCCTACTTCTGGGACTACGACGGCAACCGCTACCTGGACTTCACCAGCGGGCTCGTCTACACCAACATCGGCTACCAGCACCCCACCGTGATCGCCGCGATCCAGGAGCAGGCGGGCAAGCTCGCCACCTTCGCGCCCGCGTTCGCGATCGAGGCGCGCTCCGAGGCCGCACGCCTCATCGCCGAGCGCACCCCGGGCGACCTGGACAAGATCTTCTTCACCAACGGCGGGGCCGAGGCCGTCGAGAACGCCATCCGCATGGCCCGGCTGCACACCGGCCGCACGAAGGTGCTCTCCGCCTACCGCTCGTACCACGGGGCCACCTCCACCGCGATCAACCTCACCGGGGACCCGCGCCGCTGGCCCTCCGACAACGGCTCGGCGGGCGTCGTCCGCTTCTGGACCCCGTTCCTCTACCGCTCGCCCTTCTACGCCGCCACCGAGGCCGAGGAGTGCGCCCGCGCCCTCCAGCACCTGGAGGACACCCTCGCCTTCGAGGGCCCGGCCACCATCGCCGCGATCATCCTGGAGACCATCCCGGGCACGGCGGGCATCATGACCCCGCCGCCGGGCTATCTGGCGGGCGTCCGCGAGATCTGCGACCGGTACGGGATCGTCTTCGTGCTCGACGAGGTGATGGCCGGATTCGGCCGCACCGGCGCCTGGTTCGCCGCCGACCACTTCGACGTCGTGCCGGACCTGCTGACCTTCGCCAAGGGCGTCAACTCCGGTTACGTACCGCTGGGCGGCGTCGCCATCAACGCCGAGATCGCAGCGACCTTCGAGACCCGCCCCTACCCCGGCGGCCTCACCTACTCCGGACACCCGCTGGCCTGCGCCGCCGCCGTCGCCACCATCGGCGTGATGGAGGACGAGAAGGTCGTCGAGCACGCGGCCCGGATCGGCGAGAAGGTCCTCGGCCCCGGCCTGCGCGAACTCGCCGAACGCCACCCCTCGGTGGGCGAGGTGCGCGGCCTCGGCGCGTTCTGGGCGCTGGACCTGGTCCGCGACCGGGAGACCCGCGAGCCGCTCGTCCCGTACAACGCCTCGGGGGAGGCCAACGCCCCGATGGCGGCTTTCGGCGCGGCGGCGAAGAAGCAGGGGCTGTGGCCGTTCATCAACATGAACCGGACCCATGCCGTCCCGGCCTGCAACGTCTCCGAGGCCGAGGCCAAGGAAGGGCTGGCGGCCCTGGACGTCGCTCTCACCGTCGCCGACTCGTACACGGTGCAGGGCGCGTAA
- a CDS encoding type 1 glutamine amidotransferase family protein, producing MTSNSSSSSSNTVHLAVYDTFADWETGHTTAHLARHGYTVRTVGPSREPVTTMGGLRVQPDLSLDELRPQDSALLILTGADTWDAGDGLAPFARAARGFLDAGVPVAAICGATAGLAREGLLDGRTHTSAVSFYLAATGYAGGSRYVEADAVTDGGLITAGPTEPVAFAREVFALLGVYGPEKLDAWYRLFHDSDAGAYEVLEGE from the coding sequence ATGACCAGCAACAGCAGCAGCAGCAGCAGCAACACCGTGCATCTCGCCGTCTACGACACCTTCGCCGACTGGGAGACCGGGCACACCACCGCCCATCTCGCACGGCACGGCTACACCGTCCGGACCGTGGGCCCTTCCCGGGAGCCGGTGACGACCATGGGCGGCCTGCGCGTCCAGCCCGACCTGTCGTTGGACGAACTACGCCCGCAGGACAGCGCGTTGCTCATCCTGACCGGTGCGGACACGTGGGACGCGGGCGACGGGCTGGCCCCGTTCGCGCGGGCGGCCCGGGGCTTCCTGGACGCGGGGGTCCCGGTCGCGGCCATCTGCGGGGCGACGGCCGGGCTGGCGCGGGAGGGCCTGCTGGACGGCCGCACACACACGAGCGCGGTCTCCTTCTACCTCGCGGCGACGGGGTACGCGGGCGGCTCACGGTACGTGGAAGCGGACGCGGTCACCGACGGCGGGCTGATCACGGCCGGGCCGACGGAGCCGGTGGCGTTCGCGCGGGAGGTCTTCGCGCTGCTCGGGGTCTACGGGCCGGAGAAGCTGGACGCGTGGTACCGGCTGTTCCACGACTCGGACGCCGGCGCGTACGAGGTGCTGGAAGGTGAGTGA
- a CDS encoding MarR family winged helix-turn-helix transcriptional regulator, whose protein sequence is MSEAAEAGDVRAQQDLLSRTALSVFRLNGQFLGVADELARPGGLTAAWWQVLGAVLREPLPVSGIARAMGITRQSVQRIADLLVGRGLAEYAENPAHRRAKLLRVTEAGREAVSRIGPPHAEFAARLVGELGVEGLAETVRVLERLSGAVENLTAAGAADSGPGHAGPSGA, encoded by the coding sequence GTGAGTGAGGCGGCGGAAGCGGGTGATGTCCGGGCCCAGCAGGATCTGTTGAGCCGTACGGCGTTGTCGGTGTTCCGGCTGAACGGGCAGTTCCTCGGGGTGGCCGACGAGCTGGCGCGGCCGGGCGGCCTCACGGCGGCGTGGTGGCAGGTGCTGGGGGCGGTGCTGCGGGAGCCGTTGCCGGTGTCGGGGATCGCCCGGGCGATGGGGATCACCCGGCAGAGCGTGCAGCGGATCGCAGATCTGCTGGTCGGGCGGGGGCTCGCGGAGTACGCGGAGAATCCGGCCCATCGCCGGGCGAAGCTGTTGCGGGTGACGGAGGCGGGGCGGGAGGCGGTCTCCCGGATCGGCCCGCCGCACGCGGAGTTCGCCGCGAGGCTCGTGGGGGAGCTGGGGGTGGAGGGGCTGGCGGAGACGGTGCGGGTGCTTGAGCGGTTGTCGGGGGCGGTGGAGAATCTGACCGCTGCGGGGGCGGCCGATTCCGGCCCGGGCCACGCCGGCCCGTCCGGCGCCTGA
- a CDS encoding serine/threonine-protein kinase: MDKLGSDDPHRIGAYRLLGRLGEGGMGQVFLARSDRGRTVALKLVRRELAEQPEFRARFRQEVRAAHRVGGAWTAPVLDSDTEAPVPWVATGYVAGPSLQRIVSGRSGAPVTDSGAYGPLPLRSVRFLGSGLAHALQHIHGAGLIHRDLKPSNVLMTIDGPRVIDFGIARALESVPDGDLTRTGALVGSPGFMAPEQVRGERVTTACDVFCLGSVLAYAASGRLPFGTTESGGVHALMFRIAQEGPDLTGVPDDLAGVVRDCLAKDPAARPGTGEILARLGEAEAETQTQAQVDEPWLPATLIAQLGRHAVGLLDAEDPADPEGRDGRDGRDGPEDPRGRQAPHGPQGAHGPQGAHGPPGAQGAQHPQRPYTPHHSPYGTPAAPHPAPHPAPQPAPGRTDEQASPPAYFAPTAPPPARERRSAGATAALVAVAVVVAIGAGGSVYAFMNGTAPGTTASPGPSGSTATGGGGGQQSGEGAVPKGFLGTWTGSIPGEQGTASRTLTIRQGKVGDQILVLTAEGPLASGSTYHCEFTAPLSDRPAEDGPVRIGPSTVSSGRPASSCTPGKPTELTLLPDGDLRRSTAGTGESLIYTRSD, encoded by the coding sequence ATGGACAAGCTCGGGTCCGACGACCCGCACCGCATCGGTGCGTACCGTCTTCTCGGCCGCCTGGGCGAGGGCGGCATGGGCCAGGTCTTCCTCGCCCGCTCCGACCGCGGCCGCACCGTCGCCCTCAAGCTCGTCCGCCGCGAGCTCGCCGAGCAGCCCGAATTCCGGGCCCGCTTCCGCCAGGAGGTCCGTGCCGCGCATCGCGTCGGCGGCGCGTGGACCGCACCGGTGCTGGACTCCGACACCGAGGCACCCGTCCCCTGGGTCGCCACCGGTTACGTCGCCGGGCCCTCCCTCCAGCGCATCGTCTCGGGACGCTCCGGCGCCCCGGTCACGGACTCGGGGGCGTACGGGCCGCTGCCGTTGCGTTCCGTACGGTTCCTCGGCTCCGGGCTCGCCCACGCGCTCCAGCACATCCATGGGGCCGGGCTCATCCACCGGGACCTGAAGCCCTCCAACGTCCTGATGACCATCGACGGCCCCCGGGTCATCGACTTCGGGATCGCCCGCGCCCTGGAGTCCGTGCCCGACGGTGATCTGACCCGTACCGGGGCCCTGGTCGGCTCCCCCGGCTTCATGGCCCCCGAGCAGGTGCGCGGCGAGCGCGTGACCACCGCGTGCGACGTGTTCTGCCTCGGGTCCGTCCTCGCGTACGCCGCCTCGGGGCGGCTGCCGTTCGGTACGACGGAGAGCGGCGGGGTCCACGCCCTGATGTTCCGGATAGCCCAGGAGGGCCCGGACCTGACCGGGGTTCCGGATGACCTGGCCGGCGTCGTCCGGGACTGCCTGGCGAAGGACCCGGCGGCCCGCCCCGGCACCGGCGAGATCCTGGCCCGCCTCGGCGAGGCGGAGGCGGAGACGCAGACGCAGGCACAGGTGGACGAACCCTGGCTGCCCGCCACCCTGATCGCCCAACTCGGCCGACACGCAGTGGGGTTGCTCGACGCGGAGGACCCGGCGGACCCGGAGGGCCGGGATGGCCGGGATGGCCGGGATGGCCCGGAGGACCCACGCGGTCGGCAAGCTCCGCACGGACCTCAGGGGGCCCATGGACCTCAGGGTGCCCACGGGCCTCCAGGCGCCCAGGGCGCTCAGCATCCGCAGCGCCCCTACACCCCGCACCACTCGCCGTACGGCACCCCCGCCGCCCCGCACCCGGCCCCTCACCCGGCGCCGCAGCCGGCCCCCGGCCGTACCGACGAACAGGCCTCCCCTCCGGCCTACTTCGCTCCCACCGCTCCCCCGCCCGCCCGGGAGCGCCGCTCCGCCGGGGCCACCGCCGCGCTGGTCGCCGTCGCCGTGGTCGTGGCGATCGGGGCGGGCGGATCGGTGTACGCGTTCATGAACGGCACCGCCCCGGGGACGACCGCCTCCCCCGGCCCGTCGGGCTCCACCGCAACCGGCGGTGGCGGCGGGCAGCAGAGCGGCGAAGGAGCCGTCCCGAAGGGCTTCCTGGGGACCTGGACCGGCTCCATACCCGGCGAACAGGGCACTGCCTCACGGACGTTGACCATCCGGCAGGGAAAAGTGGGCGACCAGATCCTCGTCCTCACCGCCGAGGGTCCCCTCGCCTCCGGATCCACGTACCACTGCGAGTTCACCGCCCCCCTCTCCGACCGGCCCGCCGAGGACGGCCCGGTCCGAATCGGGCCCTCCACGGTGTCCTCCGGCCGCCCGGCCTCCTCCTGCACGCCCGGGAAGCCCACCGAACTGACCCTGCTCCCGGACGGGGACCTGCGCCGGTCCACTGCCGGGACGGGCGAGAGCCTGATCTACACCAGGTCGGACTGA
- a CDS encoding MFS transporter → MKNPPVMDATTRRWRAALFLFMLATGVSMASWVARTPAVRDALDVTTGSMGLVLFGLSVGSMAGVLVSGGLVRRHGGRLVIAVGAGLLVAGLLVIAGGAALEVSAGVFCGLALFGAGMGLAEVAFNIEGAAVERAVGRPVLPVLHGCFSLGTVVGALVGMGLTAVRFPVGRHLAVIAVAVAAAGVWTVRALPAGTGKEGPEAGDGEAGDGGRTGGVRAQVEVWRDRRLVLIGLIVLAMAFAEGSANDWLPLLMVDGHGTSATAGSLTFMLFAVAMTTGRFTGGPLLVRYGPAAVVRASALVAAVGVALVIFSDSALLAGAAVVLWGLGASLGFPVTISAAGEGVRNASARVAAVSTAGYAAFLVGPPSLGFLADHVGLRNAMVVVLVLLAGAALITRALRTPSSGAGVEPPGAQVPGVSQSDLV, encoded by the coding sequence GTGAAGAACCCGCCGGTCATGGACGCCACCACCCGCCGCTGGCGCGCGGCGCTCTTCCTCTTCATGCTCGCCACCGGGGTGAGCATGGCGTCCTGGGTCGCCCGCACCCCGGCCGTCCGGGACGCGTTGGACGTGACGACCGGATCGATGGGTCTGGTGCTGTTCGGGCTCTCCGTCGGGTCGATGGCCGGGGTGCTGGTCTCCGGCGGGCTGGTGCGCAGGCACGGCGGGCGGCTGGTGATCGCCGTCGGTGCGGGGCTGCTCGTGGCCGGGCTGCTGGTGATCGCCGGGGGAGCGGCGCTGGAGGTGTCGGCCGGGGTGTTCTGCGGACTGGCTCTGTTCGGTGCCGGGATGGGTCTGGCGGAGGTGGCGTTCAACATCGAGGGCGCGGCCGTCGAACGGGCCGTGGGCCGCCCGGTCCTGCCGGTGCTGCACGGCTGCTTCAGCCTGGGGACCGTGGTCGGCGCGCTGGTCGGGATGGGGCTGACGGCGGTCCGGTTCCCGGTCGGCCGGCACCTGGCGGTGATAGCCGTCGCCGTCGCGGCGGCCGGGGTGTGGACCGTACGGGCGCTGCCGGCGGGCACGGGGAAGGAGGGGCCGGAGGCCGGTGACGGGGAGGCCGGTGACGGGGGGCGGACCGGGGGCGTGCGCGCGCAGGTGGAGGTCTGGCGGGACCGGCGGCTGGTGCTGATCGGCCTGATCGTGCTGGCCATGGCCTTCGCGGAGGGCTCGGCCAACGACTGGCTGCCGCTGCTGATGGTGGACGGCCACGGGACGAGTGCGACGGCCGGTTCGCTGACGTTCATGCTGTTCGCCGTCGCGATGACGACGGGCCGGTTCACGGGCGGGCCCCTGCTGGTGCGCTACGGCCCGGCGGCCGTGGTCCGGGCCAGCGCCCTGGTGGCGGCGGTCGGCGTGGCCCTGGTGATCTTCTCCGACAGCGCGCTGCTCGCCGGGGCGGCCGTGGTGCTGTGGGGGCTCGGCGCCTCCCTCGGGTTCCCGGTCACGATCTCGGCGGCGGGCGAGGGCGTGCGGAACGCTTCGGCCCGGGTCGCGGCGGTGTCGACGGCGGGCTACGCGGCGTTCTTGGTCGGCCCGCCCTCGCTGGGCTTCCTGGCGGACCATGTGGGGCTGCGGAACGCGATGGTGGTGGTGCTCGTCCTGCTGGCCGGCGCGGCGCTGATCACCCGGGCGCTGCGGACGCCGTCCTCCGGGGCGGGCGTGGAGCCGCCCGGTGCGCAGGTTCCCGGGGTCTCTCAGTCCGACCTGGTGTAG
- a CDS encoding TetR/AcrR family transcriptional regulator, translated as MATGRTDPERRDRIIDAVLDLIVDEGVAGVSHRKVAARAGVPLGSMTYHFSGMDELLHEAFTRFSGTIVAVFEERLGAASTPDEARGAVADLVHHLSGGNQRELILTHELYTLAARRPAYRELTRTWMGRSRRALEWHFDPATARQLDALIEGLSIHRALETEPHERALTVEAIARITAPDPGTPDAAASAP; from the coding sequence GTGGCGACAGGGCGCACCGACCCAGAACGGCGGGACCGCATCATCGACGCCGTGCTGGACCTCATCGTCGACGAGGGCGTCGCGGGTGTCTCGCACCGTAAGGTCGCCGCCCGCGCGGGCGTGCCGCTCGGCTCGATGACGTACCACTTCTCCGGCATGGACGAGCTGCTGCACGAGGCGTTCACCCGTTTCTCCGGCACGATCGTCGCCGTCTTCGAGGAACGCCTCGGCGCCGCGAGCACCCCCGACGAGGCGCGCGGGGCCGTCGCCGATCTCGTCCACCACCTCTCCGGCGGCAACCAGCGCGAGCTGATCCTCACCCACGAGCTCTACACCCTCGCCGCTCGCCGGCCCGCCTACCGCGAGCTCACCCGCACCTGGATGGGTCGCAGCCGCCGCGCCCTGGAATGGCACTTCGACCCGGCCACCGCCCGTCAGCTCGACGCGCTCATCGAGGGCCTGTCGATCCACCGCGCCCTGGAGACCGAGCCCCACGAGCGCGCCCTGACGGTCGAGGCGATCGCGCGGATCACGGCGCCGGACCCCGGCACCCCGGACGCGGCGGCTTCGGCTCCCTGA
- a CDS encoding aldo/keto reductase, giving the protein MRTTTLGRDGPVVGRLGLGAMGLSYRYAPSLRDRSKAVSLVQEAVDLGVNLVETAGAYAAGDNERLIGEAIRGRRDEVVLCTGGGLLGDADGALRPAGGPQALRAAVDESLRRLHVDHIDLYLLRRVDPGVPLEESWGALAEQVWAGKIRMLGLPVVTVPEARAAEAVHEAAAMAAEVSLFTRCGLDDVVPYAVERRIALLAGAPLGRGLLTGALSRADDLAPDDWRRTQPRFAPRAIRHNYALTQAVAQVAARHEATSAQVALAWLLRLGEHVVALPGTTVPYHLAENLGGDRIRLTEQDLTDLEFLPYPAGAPEV; this is encoded by the coding sequence ATGCGAACCACAACACTGGGCAGGGACGGGCCGGTCGTCGGACGGCTGGGACTGGGCGCGATGGGACTCTCGTACCGCTACGCCCCGTCCCTCAGGGACAGGAGCAAGGCCGTATCGCTGGTCCAGGAGGCGGTGGACCTCGGGGTCAACCTCGTCGAGACGGCGGGCGCCTACGCGGCCGGGGACAACGAGCGGCTGATCGGTGAGGCCATCCGCGGGCGCCGGGACGAGGTGGTGCTGTGTACCGGCGGCGGCCTGCTCGGCGACGCCGACGGGGCGCTGCGGCCCGCGGGCGGTCCGCAGGCGCTGCGGGCCGCGGTCGACGAGAGCCTGCGCCGGCTGCACGTGGACCACATCGACCTCTATCTGTTGCGCCGCGTCGATCCGGGCGTGCCGCTGGAGGAGAGCTGGGGTGCGCTGGCCGAGCAGGTCTGGGCGGGGAAGATCCGCATGCTGGGGCTGCCCGTCGTCACCGTCCCGGAGGCGCGCGCCGCCGAAGCCGTGCACGAGGCGGCGGCGATGGCCGCCGAGGTGTCGCTCTTCACCCGCTGCGGTCTCGACGACGTCGTGCCGTACGCGGTGGAGCGCCGGATCGCGCTGCTGGCCGGCGCTCCGCTCGGCCGCGGTCTGCTGACCGGCGCGCTGTCCCGCGCCGACGACCTGGCCCCGGACGACTGGCGGCGCACCCAGCCCCGCTTCGCCCCGCGCGCCATCCGCCACAACTACGCCCTCACGCAGGCGGTCGCCCAGGTGGCCGCCCGGCACGAGGCCACCTCCGCGCAGGTCGCCCTGGCGTGGCTGCTCCGGCTCGGCGAGCACGTGGTGGCGCTGCCCGGCACGACGGTGCCGTACCACCTCGCGGAGAACCTCGGCGGCGACCGGATCCGCCTGACCGAACAGGACCTGACCGACCTGGAGTTCCTGCCCTACCCGGCGGGCGCCCCCGAGGTGTGA
- a CDS encoding serine hydrolase domain-containing protein, which translates to MTTSLVRQVLPRPRPRPTTAGVHGTTAPGFASVRHSFERACRDTGPAGSQGAALAVVRDGETVVDLWHGTADPVTGTPWTGDTLVPVLTGSHGILATAVLLLADMGALALDRPVADYWPEFATRGKGAVTLRDVLTFTARLPGMAADLDQRDVENPQMMAALLELHSPEEDPRAGGVLHGPWTAGWIAAEVIRRVDGRDLDLFFLEEIAGPLGLDIHFGLVPDQLPYAARISYDAGFRARFPAPEGGRGGGTGRGGTRDSGTGRGGTGDSGAGLSGRVWNNPSPFPADAGVWSESRRRYAVIPSLGAYASARGLARLQGVLAADAVRAPGEEPLLLSRRTLDQARSFWVEGLDPLLGGVSAYGEGGLQLLDEGLHPDVRSGAFGHQGPGGIAYQAWPQAGAGAALVRSRLTAGAGAQLLDEVADAMARSLRTTA; encoded by the coding sequence ATGACGACCTCTCTGGTACGGCAGGTCCTCCCGCGGCCCCGGCCCCGGCCGACGACGGCCGGCGTCCACGGAACCACGGCGCCCGGGTTCGCCTCCGTACGCCATTCCTTCGAACGCGCCTGCCGGGACACGGGTCCGGCCGGTTCCCAGGGGGCCGCGCTGGCGGTCGTACGGGACGGTGAAACGGTCGTCGACCTCTGGCACGGAACCGCCGACCCGGTCACCGGGACTCCGTGGACCGGCGACACCCTCGTGCCGGTGCTGACGGGCTCCCACGGGATCCTGGCCACGGCGGTCCTGCTCCTCGCCGACATGGGCGCACTCGCGCTGGACCGGCCCGTCGCCGACTACTGGCCGGAGTTCGCGACGCGCGGCAAGGGCGCGGTGACGCTGCGGGACGTGCTGACGTTCACCGCCCGGCTCCCCGGCATGGCGGCGGACCTCGACCAGCGCGATGTCGAGAACCCGCAGATGATGGCCGCGCTGCTCGAACTGCACAGCCCCGAGGAGGACCCGCGGGCGGGCGGCGTGCTGCACGGGCCGTGGACCGCCGGGTGGATCGCCGCCGAGGTGATCCGCCGGGTCGACGGCCGCGATCTCGACCTGTTCTTCCTGGAGGAGATCGCGGGCCCGCTCGGTCTCGACATCCATTTCGGCCTCGTGCCCGACCAACTGCCGTACGCCGCCCGGATCTCGTACGACGCCGGCTTCCGCGCCCGCTTCCCGGCGCCGGAGGGCGGAAGGGGCGGGGGGACGGGACGCGGCGGGACGCGCGACAGCGGGACGGGACGCGGCGGGACGGGCGACAGCGGGGCGGGGCTCTCCGGGCGGGTCTGGAACAACCCGTCTCCGTTCCCCGCGGACGCCGGGGTGTGGAGCGAGAGCCGACGGCGGTACGCGGTCATCCCCTCGTTGGGGGCGTACGCGTCGGCCCGCGGCCTCGCCCGGCTCCAGGGCGTCCTGGCGGCGGACGCCGTACGGGCCCCGGGCGAGGAGCCGTTGCTGTTGTCGCGCCGCACGCTGGACCAGGCGCGGAGCTTCTGGGTCGAGGGCCTGGATCCGCTGCTCGGCGGGGTCAGCGCATACGGCGAGGGCGGCCTCCAACTCCTCGACGAGGGCCTCCACCCGGACGTCCGCTCCGGCGCCTTCGGCCACCAGGGTCCCGGCGGGATCGCCTACCAGGCCTGGCCGCAGGCCGGAGCCGGCGCCGCCCTGGTCCGCAGCCGGCTGACGGCGGGCGCCGGCGCGCAGCTCCTGGACGAGGTGGCGGACGCGATGGCGAGATCGCTGCGGACGACCGCCTGA